A single Methanobacteriaceae archaeon DNA region contains:
- a CDS encoding 4a-hydroxytetrahydrobiopterin dehydratase, protein MSIPELLSPLEIKKKSSQLENWSVLDDQSLVAVFDFEDFGNALEFTVKVGLIAEELQHHPEINLSWGRVALEITTNDQGGLTDLDFLFAEKINGLFTK, encoded by the coding sequence ATGTCTATTCCAGAACTTTTAAGCCCTTTGGAAATAAAGAAGAAATCATCTCAACTGGAAAATTGGTCTGTGCTTGATGATCAATCCCTGGTGGCAGTATTCGATTTTGAGGACTTCGGAAATGCCCTTGAATTCACAGTTAAAGTAGGTTTGATTGCAGAAGAACTGCAGCATCACCCTGAAATCAACCTCTCATGGGGTCGGGTTGCATTGGAGATAACCACCAATGACCAAGGAGGGTTAACTGATCTGGACTTTTTATTTGCTGAAAAAATCAACGGACTATTTACAAAATAG
- a CDS encoding tetratricopeptide repeat protein: MATKEAEMFYKQAMSFLNQGKVNKSIEFFNNALNIDKNYTSAWNDKGVALMELEKYSEALKCFEQVIRLEPGDNMAWYNRGYVLLLLEEFQESVNTFELFLGRYPKKDDFYKYGLYLKAKGLYKLGKYDESLKVIQESLKIDKNFQKAMALMKIVKENIDN, translated from the coding sequence ATGGCAACTAAAGAAGCCGAAATGTTCTACAAACAAGCCATGTCCTTTTTAAATCAGGGAAAAGTAAACAAATCAATAGAATTTTTTAATAATGCACTGAATATTGATAAAAACTATACTTCTGCCTGGAATGATAAAGGAGTGGCTCTCATGGAACTTGAAAAATATTCCGAAGCCCTTAAATGTTTCGAACAAGTCATTAGGCTGGAACCAGGTGATAACATGGCCTGGTACAATAGGGGATATGTTCTCCTACTCCTGGAAGAGTTCCAAGAATCCGTGAACACCTTTGAACTATTTCTAGGCAGATACCCCAAAAAGGATGATTTTTACAAATACGGTTTATATTTGAAGGCTAAGGGATTATATAAACTTGGGAAATATGATGAATCCCTTAAAGTAATCCAGGAATCACTTAAAATTGATAAGAATTTCCAAAAAGCCATGGCACTTATGAAAATAGTTAAGGAAAATATTGATAATTAA
- a CDS encoding ribbon-helix-helix protein, CopG family produces MKKKSVYIRLEPEYIQKIDQIAKKEDRSRSYIIRQLIIKSLKK; encoded by the coding sequence ATGAAAAAGAAAAGCGTTTACATTCGTTTGGAACCGGAATACATTCAAAAAATTGACCAGATCGCCAAAAAAGAGGACAGATCAAGATCATACATTATTCGTCAATTAATCATAAAAAGTCTAAAAAAATAA